Proteins encoded within one genomic window of Haloplanus vescus:
- a CDS encoding YqaA family protein — MEAFVPLAVTDLFGFEWLTRLVRSATGWGGLLIIFVYSFLIAFALPGVSEVVLLAPLDLGLPTWARLAIIILVSATGKAAGSVFAFHLGQEAKEAGPVIRFLERSRFDVIEWSQRRTVEIARRWGYAGLALALSVPFFPDTLSIYAFAVLEEDYVRFAAATFAGSVGRLLVTLALSAGVLAVL, encoded by the coding sequence GTGGAAGCGTTCGTCCCCCTCGCTGTCACCGACCTGTTTGGCTTCGAGTGGCTGACGCGACTCGTCCGAAGCGCCACGGGGTGGGGTGGACTCCTCATCATCTTCGTCTACTCCTTTCTCATCGCCTTCGCGCTGCCCGGCGTCAGCGAAGTCGTCCTCCTGGCACCGCTCGATTTGGGGCTCCCGACGTGGGCGCGACTCGCGATTATCATTCTCGTTTCGGCGACGGGCAAGGCCGCCGGGAGTGTCTTCGCGTTCCACCTCGGGCAGGAGGCCAAAGAGGCCGGGCCGGTGATTCGATTCCTCGAACGGTCGCGGTTCGATGTCATCGAGTGGTCACAGCGCCGAACCGTCGAAATCGCGAGACGCTGGGGGTACGCCGGCCTCGCACTCGCGCTCTCGGTCCCCTTCTTCCCCGACACGCTCTCGATTTACGCCTTCGCCGTCCTCGAAGAGGACTACGTGCGCTTCGCGGCGGCGACGTTCGCGGGCAGTGTCGGGCGCTTGTTGGTCACGCTCGCTCTGAGCGCGGGCGTCCTAGCGGTCCTGTAG
- the mfnA gene encoding tyrosine decarboxylase MfnA: MEQAVPQTFDRVLSSMCTRPHPVARAAAERFLATNPGDPETYRAVADLETEVVETLGELTGLDQPRGYVASGGTEANIQAVRAARNRASTDDPNVVAPSSVHFSFQKAAEVLGVDLRIAPVGSDRRADPEAMASLVDDDTALVVGVAGTTEYGRVDPIPELADLAAEADALCHVDAAWGGFALPFTDHEWHFGHAAVDTMTIDPHKMGQAVVPAGGLLARDAATMDALAVETPYLESTSQATLTGTRSGAGVASAAAALDELWPDGYRENYERAQANAEWVADALADRGFDVVDPVLPLVAVDLPDSLFAAVQDRDWRLARTARGELRLVCMPHVTRDTLSAFLRDLDACRDEI; this comes from the coding sequence ATGGAGCAGGCGGTCCCCCAAACCTTCGACCGCGTTCTCTCCAGTATGTGCACCCGGCCACACCCCGTGGCTCGGGCGGCAGCGGAGCGATTTCTCGCGACGAATCCCGGCGACCCCGAGACGTACCGCGCAGTCGCGGACTTGGAGACGGAGGTCGTCGAGACGCTGGGCGAGCTGACGGGTCTCGACCAGCCACGCGGCTACGTCGCCAGCGGGGGGACCGAAGCCAACATTCAGGCGGTGCGGGCGGCGCGCAACCGAGCGAGCACCGACGACCCGAACGTCGTCGCGCCGTCCAGCGTCCACTTCAGCTTTCAGAAGGCGGCTGAGGTGCTCGGGGTCGACCTCCGCATCGCGCCGGTGGGCTCGGACCGACGCGCCGACCCCGAGGCGATGGCGTCGCTGGTCGACGACGACACGGCGCTGGTCGTCGGCGTCGCGGGGACGACGGAGTACGGTCGGGTCGACCCCATCCCCGAACTCGCCGACCTGGCGGCGGAGGCGGACGCGCTCTGTCACGTCGACGCCGCGTGGGGCGGGTTCGCGCTGCCCTTTACCGACCACGAGTGGCACTTCGGCCACGCAGCGGTCGACACGATGACCATCGACCCACACAAGATGGGGCAGGCGGTCGTCCCGGCGGGTGGGTTGCTGGCTCGCGACGCGGCGACGATGGACGCCCTCGCGGTCGAGACACCGTATCTGGAGTCCACGTCGCAGGCGACGCTCACCGGCACCCGGAGCGGTGCGGGCGTGGCGAGCGCGGCGGCGGCGCTCGACGAACTCTGGCCGGACGGCTACCGAGAGAACTACGAGCGCGCACAGGCGAACGCGGAGTGGGTCGCGGACGCACTCGCTGACCGCGGATTCGACGTGGTCGACCCCGTCCTCCCACTCGTCGCCGTCGACCTCCCCGACTCGCTGTTCGCGGCGGTACAGGACCGTGACTGGCGGCTGGCGCGCACCGCTCGCGGCGAGTTGCGACTCGTCTGTATGCCCCACGTCACCCGCGACACCCTGTCGGCATTTCTCCGTGACCTCGACGCGTGCCGGGACGAAATCTGA